In Arvicanthis niloticus isolate mArvNil1 chromosome 16, mArvNil1.pat.X, whole genome shotgun sequence, the sequence TGAGTTCTTTATGAGTATCCTCCTATCCCCTGTTGTACCTGTGTAATACTTTACTGACATAAAGAATTATCTACTATGATTTTATGAAGACTCTTGGATAATAAGGCCACATCTGTTGATTCATCCTAATTGGCATAGATATATACATTGCTAGTTTACCGACCGCAAGGTACTTTGTGATCAAACATGCGACCTTTGTCAATCCTCAGGAATGTGTGAGCCATAACAATGTACATTGTAGTTACCAGGCTAGCAGCAAAAAACCAATAAGGTGAATATGTCAGTGAGAGTTTAGGAGCAAGATTATTTTCAATCGTTTAACCATATTATAATTATCATGCAAAGGATGTTGGAATATGCTGCCATTTTTTCTAATCCTAGGTGAACGTGGAGGTGGTAAGAGCTGAGCAAAGGGCTAACAATGACCTATAAGGGATGCTAGCAGACTCCTGTCACTACTCAGGGAAAATCGGGGCAAGTAAAGAGCCACTCATACCTATGTTCCTTACTCACCTCATATTGTCTAAGCCTCCTAGAGGCCACAAAGTAGAAGTGAGTGTTGAAGCAAATATAGAGACCAATCAGCCATGAGCAGGTACAAAGCTGGAGGAGACCTAGTGATTCAAACAGAGGTTAGCCAATCAACTAAATCAGAACTGAAACCAAATCACTAGACGTTAAGACTATAAACTTACTTTATTATGCCTAATCTATCTCTTTCTCCAGCTTTCAATgtacaaacaagaaaatgaattgCATTGCCTGATAACAGGGTCAAATAGTTGTCATGTTTGGGAAATGGCAAATAGTTTCCAAAGAAATGATTTATAAAATGATTGCTGTGAAAGaaacacaacaaataaacaaatctgtGGGAGAAAAGATATTATATATTGTCTTCTCTAccaagcattttttttatttgattttgcaCTTTGTAAATACTTGTTAAATATACATACCCAAGACTTTGAAAATAACCAGTGTTGTTAGCATATAttagcttcttcttttttaatcttcatttcaTTTCCATGGCTGagtaaaaattttgttttgtctgccATGTCACGATAAATGAAAATCTTATCAGCCTGTTTTGAAACGCCAGCATTGCCCAACCTTGGCAGCTGGGACACTTGTAATCAGATCATTCTTTGCTGCTGGGAGGGCTTGCTCCACTCACCACAGGATGTTCAATTACTTCCCTGTCTTCTACACTGGATCTGCCAgtagcctccacctcccaagcagTGATGATCCAAATGTCTCCAGATATGAATAATGGCCCCGCAGGAAGTTTAACTGCCTCCAGTAAGAACCTCTGTTGATAATGACATGTACTTGAGAGTTATCAGATCTTAGACATCAGATTCTTCATTGCCTTACAGGGCCTCTCTGCCTAGCAAACTACTTTAAGAAATAGTCCATAAGTAGAGCTGTTACATCACGTGGCTAACTTGATCAATTCAGTGACAATTGCTAATAAGGCTTCCTTGAACAAGTAAGTGACTGGATGGATTTAACTCAAAAGAGACCTTGGACAAGATGAATCGCATGATGGCAGTAACAGGAAGCTATTCTCCTTACTGTAATTACCAGTGGCTGCCTGGAGGGGAGCCAGGGCTACAGGTTGTCTAACTGGAAGTGCACCAAGAGTGTCATAGTGTCCCCATTTTTCTAATTGACTTCTAGTGTATAGAAATACACTTACTACTTTTGTATTGAAATTCACCATCTTCAGCCTAGACTCTGAAATACCCTCCTAATTTAGACTCTTtgcaattaattttctttttgcctaTGATTCATACTGTGGTCTTAGTAGCTCTTTAAAGATGAAAACACAATCTTGTCACAGTTTAAAGCTTTCACAGTTGTCTAGTTTAAAAGCCTTCAGTAACTTCCTAGCCCAATGGAGCCTCTACATAACCAAATTCTCTTAACCCCCCTGCCCTTTAGTGCTCTGCCTTCTTGCCATACATAGTCACATAAACCCTTGATCATGGGCCTTACATCTCCTCGTCTTGATTACGTCCCTGTagttgatttgcatttttcagaTTCCAGAACACATGGTCCCTCCCCACCCAAGCTTTCCTGACTGCAAGACGTCAGACCCATCAACACAATCGATCAAAGCTGAATTCCTTGGTTTGTTTAACCCTCTTACGGGGGCTGGATTCTTTTCGCTCAGAGTAGCATTTATCTTCCTATGCAGTGACACATCCAGTAAAGTGACTGTTTGATTAATGTCACTCTTTTATTCAACCTAATGCTCCTTTGAGGCAGGAGTTGTTACATTCTTTTCCCCACCAGTACATaggaaataatcaataaatatttccagaagaaagagaaaaggcaaaagaGATAGAATCTGGAAGGGTAATGAGAGAAAATCAATCAGAGAAATAAATGACCAGCCCCCAGTGTGTGACTACAGCCAaatctgcttatttttttcttacctgACTTGCTTATCTTCACAAATGGTTTTCTTCCCCAGGACAAGGACAATTCCATGCTGCTATACTGATCTTTGAAACTGCTCATCACTAGGCTTCTTACCAAAAGCAAAATATCCCCAGGTTTACACTGTATGAAAATGCTTCCTAGGGTGTCAGATAAACAGTGGATGCAGCTGCCATGATACAGAGCAAATATACCTTCAAAACAAATGCTCCATTCAGGTCTCTCCATTACATAAGAAGGTTTTTGAAACTTGTAGGAactagagggagggagggagggagggagggagggagggagggagggagggagggagggagaaaaagagagagagcacttcATTTTATACTCTTCCAAAAGTACAGAGAGAACATGATTGTATTTCAATGCATAATTTATGTACACTCTTGTATTAAAGTAAATAGTAAACATAGAGTATTTCATTTTCATGCACGATGATAAAATGAAAGGCAGTCTCTATGACCTTGGTCTATGGGGCATCCTCTCTTTTCATGGCAACCTTCTGTTTTCCTGAACTATTTCTCCCATCAGTCTTTGGAGCCACAATCCATTACACAGCTTGTCTTCCTTTACAATCCATTTGCCACACACCACTAACAAAAGATACTGGGGAAACCTCCATTAGACACATAGCAGGCTTTCCCCCACCAGAAGTGATTGTCAAACAGCCCTTCGAAAGTCATTTCCCATTCATTGCAAAGCGATTGTGTATAAATACTTTTAGCACTATTTTTTCAGATGAAAATCAACCAGTCAGGATCAATTACAGAGGCCAGATAAAGATGGCAGACAGGAAGAAGGAATGGGaggggcaggaaaaaaaatgaaacagagatgcCTGAAGGTTGAACTCTGTGGTATTTGTAAATGTCAGTTGGGACTGAGTAATGGATGGGTTTCAGAGACCTCAGAACCCCAAGAATGCATAATGTTAACTTAATAGATTCTTTCAGGCCTAGGTTTCTGCAGTATTTACAGTAACCTTATGTCCATGGCAATAGCACAATAGGGCCTTTCAGCCCCAAGTCTCAGATTGTTACACAGGCAGAGGCTATCAGTTTCTGAACCAGCTGGCTAATAACACCTCAGCCTACGCCCATACAACTAGTTACGAAACAAGACACTTAGGTGATTTCCCAACGTTAACACGGTACAGTGGTAATTCTGTACACTAGATTATAAAGGCATGCTTTTAAGAAATGAGGaagtaaaaattatgtaaattatgCTGGTGTGGAGAAGCAATCTTTTAACAAATTGTTAAACTGGGGTGCATTGAAGCCACGACACGTACAAGCAGAAATTTCCATCTCAGAAACTGCAAGTAGAGAATATATGTTTACTTAAAATTTGCCTAGTGTAAAACAGATACTTCAGTGAAGCAATTTATGACCAGTTTTCACATTTACTTTCCAGTAGTTGGATGCTACAATTTTGCTCTGTTATTGTGTACAATAAAAAGAACCCAGCTTTATAACCATAGAAATTCAGACTGGAGAATCTACAGTataaacttattttgttttgtagaggtactttttttttttttaaatcttcaatcTTTGCATGCCAACTGTTGTATACACTTAATGTTTCCGTGTTGTAAATATTAAGAAATGTACATAGATTTATGACGAATTGTTGCAATCGAACTCTGTGTGATTTAGAGTGAAGCATTTTCTCACCGCAGTGTATCACAAAGATGAAGCTGTTTTCTATATGAACATGGTTTTAGTTTGACCTTCAAAGCTCCAAATAAAGTGTTAGTGGAAAGAAATTCAAAGTAAACCATTGAGATGAGTGAGTCTTTGAAAACTCATCTGTATGCCCTAAGCCCCAGACTTACAACCTTCCTCACTTTTGCTGGTAATAAATGACTGATTGTTTTTTAGCTACTGGCTTGCTGAAAATGACCTTCTACTTGCCTTCTTCTTTAAACTGTCATTTAAAGAACCCCCAAAGGAAAAACAACACGGGAAAAAATTATCAGTGGTAAATGTCTTCTTAGGACTTACTTTTAACATAATAATTGAACACACAGAACAGAGTTCAAACTCACATTGAATTCCTTGTGAATGGCATTGGTTTCAACTTGACTTCACTGAGAACTCTCTTAGTGCCTTACTTACtaactgcccttccagaggacctgggtttggtttccagtacaCACATGacggttcacaaccatctgttattccagttccagagacCCATAGCTTCTCCTAACAAAAGGCATCCACATTATTCACGGGCATATATGTAGGCGAAATACCCCCACACATAAAATGATTCATTTTCAAAAGTTAGAAGTATCATTTAGTGAATCTTTGGATAAAGTTTTTGCATagactttttaaaagtcactatTGTTCTTTTAGGTGACCGTACATCAAGGCACATAAATggcacataaatatttttaagttatgaGTAAATTGAGCCTAATTTGTAATGTTTTATTGGATGCCACCTTGAGAAACTGGGCTTTATTTGTTCCATAATCTGGTGTGATAATGACGGCTTTGTTTTATATCACACTTGCTTATGTAATAGGATCTAACTGTGGAATGGGTCCCAGGaacatcattttatttgtttgcttctgttttcccaATTAGACAACAGAAGTAAAACATCCTTGTATGTTTTTCAAGTTCACCAGAGCCTTTGTGGTGTCGTTCAACTTATCATCCATTTCGACACAGCAAGATGTTTCTGAATTCAATCCTGCAGGTACTTTAGCAAATGAAAACTTCATTTTCCATGAGTCCTTGTTTGAACTACAAAATGTCACCATCCAGAAGGGCTCACTGTGTCCATAAAACAAATGTGGCATGATCATCAGTGTTGATGACAGCAATACCCGAAAGCTTATTACATAACAATCAGCACAAGTTAGCATGTGCCTGGTGCTTTGATTTCTCAGGAAACATTCTAAGTTGTTTATGTCAAAAGCTTAGAAAGTGGTTCAAGTTTGTTCAATCACCTCCAGAGCAAAACATATATAAGTGCATTTATGTTTGTTTACTATAGGCACAATGAATTAGAGGATTTTGAAACATGAAGCCCCTGTGAGATGCCTCAGAGGATTTTGAAACATGAAGCCCCTGTGAGATGCCTCAGGTAATTATCAAGCTAAAGATGGCATCTTCCTTTGTACgccttcctgttttcttctatAGTGGTTGCGGGGAACCCTTTAAGATGAAGGAGATTCATCTCTAGGGACCATAGTAATATATCAACTAAACAGCATTGCAAAACACTTACTCGGCTTTACATGGTCCTTGACTACTAAAATACGGGCAGGAATTAGTTTTCAACATTCTATTTTTACACAGcctagaaattttgtcctgtttaAATCAACTTATTCCTCATTACCaggtaaaacaaaagaaactatgcAAAATATCGCTATGCCCTTGTATGAAATAACTACCCATTTTCTCAACATGATATGCTTAAGTTTGAGATAAATCAattagttcttaaaaaaaaaaatcacagactcTTTCCCAGAAAGCAAGAGGATAAGTATATATCACTAAAGTCAAATGTTACTTTCTTATTAATCTGGTTTTTTCTCACAAAGACATTAGaagaaaagtattaaaaatagaaatattcacATTTAATCTTATCATTTTCTTGTTTGATCAGAACTCAAGGATTTCACTTTCCTTATGTGTTTACTTAGGGTAAATTATCTACCATATTGGTATTCTGAGACCAACGACATACACGTATGTGAGATGTTTTCGGTAATAAAAGTGCAATACTCTATTAGTGTTATCTTAAACCAGCGAGAAAGCATAGTTCCTATCATACTTCCTTTTATAGTTCCTACCCGTTACTTTTATCCTATCTTTCTTTATCCTCTAGTATTTagcctttattgtttttttcttcctgttctacTGTACCCAAGATACACTTGTTTATACACTTACCTGTATTACTGGCTAGATTCATTCAGTACATGAAAGAGAGAACATgcagggtttttatttttccattttgggAGAATTGTGACCTCACTTAATCTTATGCATTTGAAGTCTATCCATTTTGTTGGAAAAATTATAACTCCATATTTTCATTAGCActaatagtattccattttgtatgCATTCCAAAATTTCATTCTCATAgaattctattcatttatttgttgataatttttcttttgtagaacATTAAGTATTTTTTAAGCCTTGCTCTATGAATGACTGTTTTATAAGCAACTGCAATGAATATTTAGTTCATGTCAAAACGAtcctctttaaaaaatgattgaatAGTCTTCTGTTTGAATTCAGACAATGATCTTCTGAGCCCATGATCTCATTGACTTTCCATGGTCTGAAAAGTGTTAATGCAAAGAAACtttaacaaataaacaataaaagcatTCTTCTTTTGCAAACAGAGGTATACAAAAATCTAGAGATGTATAAAATAACTTATTGCTCATAAAAACAAGTAGCAATCATCTCCACCATCTATGTGGCTGATACAGATTGTGGGTTCTTCCTATAAACACTTAAGCCAAGGTCAAAGCTTCCTTCTATATCAGATAGTGTTTGTTTGAGCCTGAAGTCCCTGCTCCATGACACACCTGTCTCAAGTTCAGGAGCCAGGACTCCATTCCATCTTCCACATACCTTCCTGATCTTCAGAGGTTTGTTTTCAATTATTTCCCAAGCTTTCTTCTAGGATAAGTTTGAAATATAGTTTTTCCTTCCTAACGTAGATTAGTAAGAAGAGTGTGGTTTGCTGAAACTATTAAGACAATACTTTGAACAACCTTACAATACTCTACAGTGCCTCTTGACATTCAGACTGAATACAGAAAAGAACCCTAAGACTCTAACCTTTCTGCAGTGATCAGAAGAGATGATGGTGTTCTTGTGACAGGAAAGGCATTCGTCTTTGATTGAAATACCCTAACtagtctatttttttcttttagggtcTTTATCTCATAAAGTTGTGTAAGGTTATCATTTGTATAGTTGTACAAATAAGGAATAATTAATACCtaattcaaattcaaatattGATGAATTTAACACTGTGTCTTTCCACTTCAGAAAAGGCTtagtagtaacaaaaatgggaGTTTCTagacctagagagatggcttaatggttaagagtattggctgaACTTCCAGAGAAaatgggtttgattctcagcacccgaAGTGACTCACAAACCTGTAATTCACACATAAGATACATGTGTATAAgatatatgcaggcagaataccCTTACACCtaagataaataattaaatgacttttaaaaataatggacTATTCTTTTGTTCTAGACTCCAGTGCTTTTccattaaaagtattttttttttttgcagaataaAAAACATGTATCTCTCAGTACCTCTTAAGTAAGAAAGCACTGCCAAAGACAACGAGGATATTTAAAGTATTCTCTTCACCTctgaaatatttatgtatttatacttataactatatgtatgttttatgGATGAATTAGTAACACTGAAAGAAACCTCATCTTAAAGAGTATTTCATAGGCTTCTTGGGTTTACTTTGTAGTTCTCCATGAGTTTGAACCCCCAAGATTTAGGTCAGCTAGTCCACTGGGAAGACGTGCTCTATTTTAAACCAGCCATGGGGTTCTTGAAGTTTTTTTAATTCCTCGGAAATAGCTGCACTTTTCAATTTGGTTGAGCATCTGTCAAATGAACTTTGCTAGGACTCTccagaaaaaaattcatattgtgtttgtactttctttccttcttggttGTTGAAATTTGAGGTCCACTTTACAGTATCAAGGGCAAACTGAAAGTTGACTTAACTAACATATAATGCTTCTGCCCCTGACTGTGTGCTGAAGACAAAGTTGAAGTCAATAACTTCAGAAAACTACCAAATTGGAGGAAATATTTTTAGTCCTTACTGTTTTAGGGTCATTGTATGCAGATAGAGAATCATATAAGGCAGGTGTCTCTCCACAGTCCCAAGACTAGAAAAAGCCACTGTTGCCACACAACAGTCTTTCTTGCTCTCCAACCCATCCATCATCACTAGACTGATATGAGTCACACTTCAGAAGCTTGTACAACCTTTTCTTTATGTCTAAGTACAAAAATGTATATTCATAGTTTGGTGTTGGTGCTTTCTGCTTGTAGACTGGGACCCTGCGGCTCTTGTACTATGATACTCAATATTTGCATGTCGGTCTTTCCCTTTCATATGTAGTGTTCACTTTAATTAATAAGACTATATTGCACAAAGACTAGGTTTAGAAAATCAAGGTCACAGAAAGAGGCCACAGTtctcaagtaaataaaatttccattttcaagtAGAGTTGAATGGGTGTGTGGTACTtcctagattttttaaaaaggcatgatATGATGGTCAAGGGAATACATTTGCTAAAAGCTATTCTGGATGCAAAAATTGTACAGGCCAGTAGTTTTCTACATCAACTGAGATCTTGGAAGGACAGCACTGTAATTATTTGCTTGTTCTCTACATGCCTTAGTGACTTTATTACTCTTTGTACCTACCATGGAGCAGTCCCCCTGAACCTAATTCCTTCTAACCAGAGCCAGTTTTATCAGTTTCAAGACTGTGGTAAAATATGAGAGTCCGGGAAAAGCTCTGGCTACTTGCCACCACAAATGTAGGACATGACAGCATTGTCCTGGTTTCATGAGTTATCACTCACTGGTAAATTTAGTGTGGAAATCACATATAAAGTagaattggttattttattcattccttTCCAAAACTGTGCTAGACCAAGAGAAGAGCATCAACTGTATATGAGTGGCTTCTTCTGGAGAGGTAAAGGAGCTTTAAAGGGTGTGCCCTGACCATAAACTTGGCCTTCTTCACAATACTGTCCTGGATGACCATGAATAAATTCCATGTGTCCAGCAAAAGTGAACAGGAAATACATTTAGACCATTATGGCAACAGGGATTGTAGAATCTCCATCTATGCACGGTTACTATCATGCACAGTATTGCATTCTAGCATTTGCTTTGTGCAAGCTCCAC encodes:
- the LOC143434687 gene encoding uncharacterized protein LOC143434687 — protein: MSSFKDQYSSMELSLSWGRKPFVKISKSGLLQLCTCSWLIGLYICFNTHFYFVASRRLRQYEYANCVDDVRSYQHGKPQQRRILLSLLCSHSCMIVSTSLLHHTN